Proteins encoded together in one Camelus dromedarius isolate mCamDro1 chromosome 11, mCamDro1.pat, whole genome shotgun sequence window:
- the FAM118A gene encoding protein FAM118A isoform X1: MDSVEKTTNRSEQKSSRKFLKSLIRKQPQELLLVIGTGVSAAVAPGIPALCSWRGCIEAVIEAAEQLEVLHPGDVAEFRRKVMKDRDLLVVAHDLIRKMSPRTGDTKPNFFQDCLMEVFDNLEQHIQNPLVLQSILSLMDRGTMVLTTNYDNLLEIFGQQQNKPMESLDLKDKTKVLQWARGHIKYGVLHIHGLYTDPCGMVLDPSGYKDVTQDPEVMEVFQNLYCTKSFLFVGCGETLRDQIFQALFLYSVPNKVDLEHYMVVLKESEDHFFKHQADMLLHGIKVVSYGGCFDYFPGYVQDLAAQICQQRSPDADRVDSTTLLGNACQDCAKRKLEENGIEVSKKPRQSDTDDAGGS, translated from the exons TAGGAAGTTTCTAAAGAGCCTCATCCGGAAACAGCCCCAGGAGCTGCTCCTGGTCATCGGCACTGGTGTCAGCGCTGCCGTGGCCCCGGGCATCCCCGCCCTCTGCTCGTGGAGGGGCTGCATCGAGGCGGTCATCGAGGCCGCCGAGCAGCTGGAGGTGCTGCACCCAGGGGACGTGGCCGAGTTCCGCAGGAAGGTGATGAAGGACCGGGACCTGCTGGTTGTTGCCCACGATCTCATCCGGAAGATGTCCCCT CGCACGGGCGACACCAAGCCCAACTTCTTCCAGGACTGCCTGATGGAGGTCTTCGACAACCTGGAGCAGCACATCCAGAACCCTCTGGTGCTGCAGTCCATCCTCAGCCTGATGGACAGGGGCACCATGGTGCTGACCACCAACTACGACAACCTGCTGGAGATCTTCGGGCAGCAGCAGAACAAGCCCATGGAGTCCCTGGATCTGAAGGACAAGACCAAG GTCCTGCAGTGGGCGAGGGGCCACATCAAGTACGGAGTTCTGCACATTCACGGCCTGTACACCGACCCCTGTGGGATGGTGCTGGATCCTTCGGGATATAAAGACGTCACTCAGGACCCAGAAGTCATG GAAGTCTTCCAGAACTTGTACTGCACGAAGTCTTTTCTGTTTGTGGGCTGTGGAGAGACCCTGCGTGATCAGATATTCCAGGCTCTCTTCCTCTATTCGGTGCCGAACAAGGTGGACTTAGAGCACTACATGGTTGTGCTCAAGGAGAGTGAAGACCACTTCTTCAAGCACCAGGCGGACATGCTTCTGCATGGAATTAAAGTCGTGTCCTACGGGGGCTGCTTTGACTATTTTCCAGGATATGTGCAAGACCTTGCCGCTCAGATCTGCCAACAGCGAAGTCCAg atGCCGATCGAGTGGACAGCACCACGCTGCTGG GTAATGCATGCCAGGACTGTGCAAAGaggaaattagaagaaaatggaaTTGAAGTTTCAAAAAAACCCAGACAATCAGATACTG ATGATGCTGGAGGGTCTTGA
- the FAM118A gene encoding protein FAM118A isoform X4, which yields MPGAVRAPETTCVSDGAWIPELVSGTSLLISASRTGDTKPNFFQDCLMEVFDNLEQHIQNPLVLQSILSLMDRGTMVLTTNYDNLLEIFGQQQNKPMESLDLKDKTKVLQWARGHIKYGVLHIHGLYTDPCGMVLDPSGYKDVTQDPEVMEVFQNLYCTKSFLFVGCGETLRDQIFQALFLYSVPNKVDLEHYMVVLKESEDHFFKHQADMLLHGIKVVSYGGCFDYFPGYVQDLAAQICQQRSPDADRVDSTTLLGNACQDCAKRKLEENGIEVSKKPRQSDTDDAGGS from the exons ATGCCGGGCGCTGTGCGGGCTCCTGAAACAACCTGTGTTTCAGACGGAGCATGGATACCTGAGCTTGTGTCAGGGACCAGCCTGCTGATCTCAGCCTCG CGCACGGGCGACACCAAGCCCAACTTCTTCCAGGACTGCCTGATGGAGGTCTTCGACAACCTGGAGCAGCACATCCAGAACCCTCTGGTGCTGCAGTCCATCCTCAGCCTGATGGACAGGGGCACCATGGTGCTGACCACCAACTACGACAACCTGCTGGAGATCTTCGGGCAGCAGCAGAACAAGCCCATGGAGTCCCTGGATCTGAAGGACAAGACCAAG GTCCTGCAGTGGGCGAGGGGCCACATCAAGTACGGAGTTCTGCACATTCACGGCCTGTACACCGACCCCTGTGGGATGGTGCTGGATCCTTCGGGATATAAAGACGTCACTCAGGACCCAGAAGTCATG GAAGTCTTCCAGAACTTGTACTGCACGAAGTCTTTTCTGTTTGTGGGCTGTGGAGAGACCCTGCGTGATCAGATATTCCAGGCTCTCTTCCTCTATTCGGTGCCGAACAAGGTGGACTTAGAGCACTACATGGTTGTGCTCAAGGAGAGTGAAGACCACTTCTTCAAGCACCAGGCGGACATGCTTCTGCATGGAATTAAAGTCGTGTCCTACGGGGGCTGCTTTGACTATTTTCCAGGATATGTGCAAGACCTTGCCGCTCAGATCTGCCAACAGCGAAGTCCAg atGCCGATCGAGTGGACAGCACCACGCTGCTGG GTAATGCATGCCAGGACTGTGCAAAGaggaaattagaagaaaatggaaTTGAAGTTTCAAAAAAACCCAGACAATCAGATACTG ATGATGCTGGAGGGTCTTGA
- the FAM118A gene encoding protein FAM118A isoform X2: protein MDSVEKTTNRSEQKSRKFLKSLIRKQPQELLLVIGTGVSAAVAPGIPALCSWRGCIEAVIEAAEQLEVLHPGDVAEFRRKVMKDRDLLVVAHDLIRKMSPRTGDTKPNFFQDCLMEVFDNLEQHIQNPLVLQSILSLMDRGTMVLTTNYDNLLEIFGQQQNKPMESLDLKDKTKVLQWARGHIKYGVLHIHGLYTDPCGMVLDPSGYKDVTQDPEVMEVFQNLYCTKSFLFVGCGETLRDQIFQALFLYSVPNKVDLEHYMVVLKESEDHFFKHQADMLLHGIKVVSYGGCFDYFPGYVQDLAAQICQQRSPDADRVDSTTLLGNACQDCAKRKLEENGIEVSKKPRQSDTDDAGGS from the exons GAAGTTTCTAAAGAGCCTCATCCGGAAACAGCCCCAGGAGCTGCTCCTGGTCATCGGCACTGGTGTCAGCGCTGCCGTGGCCCCGGGCATCCCCGCCCTCTGCTCGTGGAGGGGCTGCATCGAGGCGGTCATCGAGGCCGCCGAGCAGCTGGAGGTGCTGCACCCAGGGGACGTGGCCGAGTTCCGCAGGAAGGTGATGAAGGACCGGGACCTGCTGGTTGTTGCCCACGATCTCATCCGGAAGATGTCCCCT CGCACGGGCGACACCAAGCCCAACTTCTTCCAGGACTGCCTGATGGAGGTCTTCGACAACCTGGAGCAGCACATCCAGAACCCTCTGGTGCTGCAGTCCATCCTCAGCCTGATGGACAGGGGCACCATGGTGCTGACCACCAACTACGACAACCTGCTGGAGATCTTCGGGCAGCAGCAGAACAAGCCCATGGAGTCCCTGGATCTGAAGGACAAGACCAAG GTCCTGCAGTGGGCGAGGGGCCACATCAAGTACGGAGTTCTGCACATTCACGGCCTGTACACCGACCCCTGTGGGATGGTGCTGGATCCTTCGGGATATAAAGACGTCACTCAGGACCCAGAAGTCATG GAAGTCTTCCAGAACTTGTACTGCACGAAGTCTTTTCTGTTTGTGGGCTGTGGAGAGACCCTGCGTGATCAGATATTCCAGGCTCTCTTCCTCTATTCGGTGCCGAACAAGGTGGACTTAGAGCACTACATGGTTGTGCTCAAGGAGAGTGAAGACCACTTCTTCAAGCACCAGGCGGACATGCTTCTGCATGGAATTAAAGTCGTGTCCTACGGGGGCTGCTTTGACTATTTTCCAGGATATGTGCAAGACCTTGCCGCTCAGATCTGCCAACAGCGAAGTCCAg atGCCGATCGAGTGGACAGCACCACGCTGCTGG GTAATGCATGCCAGGACTGTGCAAAGaggaaattagaagaaaatggaaTTGAAGTTTCAAAAAAACCCAGACAATCAGATACTG ATGATGCTGGAGGGTCTTGA
- the FAM118A gene encoding protein FAM118A isoform X3 has protein sequence MDSVEKTTNRSEQKSSRKFLKSLIRKQPQELLLVIGTGVSAAVAPGIPALCSWRGCIEAVIEAAEQLEVLHPGDVAEFRRKVMKDRDLLVVAHDLIRKMSPDCLMEVFDNLEQHIQNPLVLQSILSLMDRGTMVLTTNYDNLLEIFGQQQNKPMESLDLKDKTKVLQWARGHIKYGVLHIHGLYTDPCGMVLDPSGYKDVTQDPEVMEVFQNLYCTKSFLFVGCGETLRDQIFQALFLYSVPNKVDLEHYMVVLKESEDHFFKHQADMLLHGIKVVSYGGCFDYFPGYVQDLAAQICQQRSPDADRVDSTTLLGNACQDCAKRKLEENGIEVSKKPRQSDTDDAGGS, from the exons TAGGAAGTTTCTAAAGAGCCTCATCCGGAAACAGCCCCAGGAGCTGCTCCTGGTCATCGGCACTGGTGTCAGCGCTGCCGTGGCCCCGGGCATCCCCGCCCTCTGCTCGTGGAGGGGCTGCATCGAGGCGGTCATCGAGGCCGCCGAGCAGCTGGAGGTGCTGCACCCAGGGGACGTGGCCGAGTTCCGCAGGAAGGTGATGAAGGACCGGGACCTGCTGGTTGTTGCCCACGATCTCATCCGGAAGATGTCCCCT GACTGCCTGATGGAGGTCTTCGACAACCTGGAGCAGCACATCCAGAACCCTCTGGTGCTGCAGTCCATCCTCAGCCTGATGGACAGGGGCACCATGGTGCTGACCACCAACTACGACAACCTGCTGGAGATCTTCGGGCAGCAGCAGAACAAGCCCATGGAGTCCCTGGATCTGAAGGACAAGACCAAG GTCCTGCAGTGGGCGAGGGGCCACATCAAGTACGGAGTTCTGCACATTCACGGCCTGTACACCGACCCCTGTGGGATGGTGCTGGATCCTTCGGGATATAAAGACGTCACTCAGGACCCAGAAGTCATG GAAGTCTTCCAGAACTTGTACTGCACGAAGTCTTTTCTGTTTGTGGGCTGTGGAGAGACCCTGCGTGATCAGATATTCCAGGCTCTCTTCCTCTATTCGGTGCCGAACAAGGTGGACTTAGAGCACTACATGGTTGTGCTCAAGGAGAGTGAAGACCACTTCTTCAAGCACCAGGCGGACATGCTTCTGCATGGAATTAAAGTCGTGTCCTACGGGGGCTGCTTTGACTATTTTCCAGGATATGTGCAAGACCTTGCCGCTCAGATCTGCCAACAGCGAAGTCCAg atGCCGATCGAGTGGACAGCACCACGCTGCTGG GTAATGCATGCCAGGACTGTGCAAAGaggaaattagaagaaaatggaaTTGAAGTTTCAAAAAAACCCAGACAATCAGATACTG ATGATGCTGGAGGGTCTTGA